Proteins from a single region of Bacteroidota bacterium:
- a CDS encoding sigma-70 family RNA polymerase sigma factor codes for MFSKYSDKRIIEELNSLDDCKINNSMRYLYKKHYPMALSIVKQYNADNSEVVELLQESLIRLYENIKNKTFRGDSHISTYLFSIMRNLWVNKYNKTRNIIQTENFESIKSNDDFLYSKSDELNRIILKLLDQIGKNCKEILVFYYFENCSMHEIKDKVGYITEQSVKSQKYRCLQQLIRYFDENPDIKKTLFKLL; via the coding sequence ATGTTTTCAAAATATAGTGATAAACGAATTATTGAGGAGCTAAATAGTTTAGACGATTGTAAAATTAACAACTCTATGAGGTATTTGTATAAAAAACATTATCCAATGGCGTTATCAATTGTAAAGCAATATAATGCTGATAATAGTGAAGTAGTTGAACTTCTTCAGGAGTCGCTTATACGTTTGTATGAAAACATTAAAAATAAAACTTTTAGAGGTGATTCTCATATAAGTACATATTTGTTTTCAATAATGCGAAACCTTTGGGTAAACAAATATAATAAAACTAGGAATATTATTCAAACAGAAAATTTTGAATCCATTAAATCTAACGATGATTTTTTGTATTCTAAAAGCGATGAATTAAATAGAATAATTTTAAAATTGCTTGATCAAATAGGAAAAAATTGCAAAGAGATTTTAGTGTTTTATTATTTTGAAAATTGTAGTATGCATGAGATAAAAGACAAGGTAGGTTATATTACGGAGCAATCTGTTAAATCTCAAAAATACCGATGTCTTCAACAACTAATTAGATATTTTGATGAAAATCCTGATATTAAAAAGACTTTATTTAAATTGTTATGA